GACATGGAAGACACGATCGCGTATTTGGCGCAATTGTCTGATGAAGAAGTGATGGCGCTGCTGAAATAACAATGCTGGCGATCGCCCTCTCAAAGAGCGATCGCCAACTAGCCACTTAAAACCCCTGCATAAATTTTTCCAAATCTATTCTGTTGGTATAAATCAAGCCAATGACTGAAATTATAAGCCAAAAGTTAAATTCCCAAGCGCACGTTGACAAACTCCAAGCTCTTTCACCCGAACGAAAAGCTTTGCTAGCTCAGTTAATTCGCGAGAAAAAGGTAGGTGTAAAACAAGAGCGGCAACCGCAGCGAGCAGTATTTAACCTACCAACGATTACTGCTGCCCCTGACGAACGATTTCAGCCCTTTCCATTGACTGGATTGCAACAAGCTTATTGGGTTGGGCGCAGTGGTGAAGTAGAAATGGGACAGGTTGCCAGCCACAGCTATGTAGAATTGGAAGGCAACTTCGATCTGGAACGCTTGACTCAAGCTTGGCAACGACTAATAGATCGTCATGACATGATGCGGGCGATCGTTCTGCCGGATGGAACTCAACAGGTCTTGGAAAATGTGCCTTCCTATCAGTTTCGGATGCTCGATTTGCGGGGACGGGATGCGGAAACAGTCAACGCTCAGCTAAAAGACGTGCGCGATCGGATGTCGCATCAAATTCTTCCCAGCCATAAGTATCCCTTATTTGATATTCAAGCAACTTTACTAGACGATGGACGGACTCGGATTCACGTTAGTTTGGATGCTTTGATCTTTGATGGCTGGAGTATTGCAATTACTTATAAAGAATGGGCGGCGCTTTACCACAATCCTGAAACTCAACTAGAGTCTTTAGAAATTAGCTTCCGCGATTATGTCTTGGCAGAGCGATCGCTGTCGAATTCCGACGAGTATAGGCGATCGCAAGATTACTGGCGCAAACGAATTGACTCTTTACCTTTGGGACCAGATCTGCCCCTTGCCAAACAGCCGTCTGCTCTCACAAGTGGTAGGTTTGTGCGTCGAGAAGGGGTAGTAGAAGCTTCTATTTGGCAGCGAGTTAAGGCGCGGGCGACTCAATTAGGCATCACCGCACCAGGAATTTTGGCAGCAGCCTACGCCGAAGTTCTGACGTTATGGAATAAAGAACGACATTTCTGTATCAATGTGCCAAGTTTCAATCGCCTGCCACTACACTCGCAGGTGAATCGCTTGATTGGAGAATCTGCCTCATTTACCGTGCTGGAAGTTGACAATACGGGAGATGCTTCCTTTGCCGAGCGATCGCAACGCCTACAGGCGCAACTTTGGAGCGACATAGACCATCGTTTCTTTAACGGGGTCGAAGTCCTGCGGGAACTTGCCGTTGCTCAAAATCGACTCTCTGGTTCGCTGATGCCAGTTGTATTTACTGCAATTCCAGCAGATGAAACCGGACAAAGTACCTATGCTACAGTGCAAGCAGAGGCTCTGGGTGAGGTGGTATTTGCAATTAACCAAACTTCTCAAGTGTGGTTAGACAACCACGTTTTTGAGCATAATGGTGCGCTTTATTGCCACTGGGATACCGTGGAAGAACTTTTTCCTGAAGGACTATCCCAAAATCTCTTAGATGCTTTTATCCAATTGCTCCATCTGCTAGGTACTGATGAAAATCTCTGGCAGCAGAGTTGGTCGGAAGTCATGCGGCGGGTGATGGTGGCAACAGGTCAGCAGTTGGTAGCTGCCGGGGACGAGCAGCCAATGCCGGAAATCTTGCTTCACGAGCTGATTGCGGCTCAAGTGCCTCAGCGTCTAGACCAAGCGGCGGTCGTTACTACTCAGAAAACTCTAACTTACCAAGAATTGTATTCCTTGGCAAACCGTTGGGGGCGGCATTTGCGGAATTTAGGAGCGCAACCAAACCAACCGATCGCAATTGTGATGGAAAAGGGTTGGGAGCAAGTGGTAGCTGCTCTGGGCATATTACACGCTGGTGCTGCTTACCTTCCGATTGATGCCACAGTCGGAAAAGAACGGCTTGACTACCTGCTGGAGAATGGTAAAGCTGAAATCGTCCTGACTCAATCTTGGTTAGACGATCGCCTGGAATGGAGCGATCGCGTGCAGCGCCTCTGCGTCGATCGCGAAAACTTGGAAAATATTGACGATCGCCCCTTAGAACCGATTCAAACACCTGACGATTTAGCGTTTGTACTTTATACATCGGGTTCTACTGGCTTGCCAAAAGGAGTGATGATTCGCCATCGTGGGTTAGTGAATGCGGTTGTCAGCACTCAAAAGCAATTTGAGATTAATTCTGGCGATCGCATTTTAGGATTGACAGCTTTACATCACGATATGTCAATTTTTGACATATTTGGCGTGTTGGGTGCTGGAGGAACCTTAATTATCCCCGATGCCAGCGGACGACGCGACCCGTCCCATTGGTCGGATCTGTGCATGAAGCATCAGATTACGCTCTGGAACTCGGTTCCGGCAATGATGGATATGTTCTTAGAGTATGCAGGCGATGCGCGTGGCGCAAGCTTCGCTTCACGCGCGGATGTCATTCCATCGACATTGCGGCTGGCATTTCTAGGTGGAGATTGGATTCCGTTAACGATTCCCAAACGTCTTGAGGCGCTGGTAGAAGGAGCGAAAGTAGTCAGCGTCGGCGGTCCTACAGAAACAACGCTGTGGAATATTTGGTATCCGATTGAGGAGTTTGACCCGAACTGGAAAAGCATTCCCTACGGACGACCAATTTCCAATACTCGCTACTACATTTTCAACGATGCTTTGGTGGAATGTCCCGCTTGGGTGTCGGGGGAGATGTGCGTTGCTGGCGTGGGAGTTGCCAAAGGTTACTGGCACGATCCAGAGAAAACCAACGCCAAATTTATTTTGCATCCCCGTACTGGCGAACGAATTTATCGAACTGGAGATATGGGACGCTTCCGCCCCGATGGGACGATCGAGTTCATGGGACGGGTCGATTTTCAAGTTAAAATCAACGGTCAGCGGATCGAGCTAGGGGAAATCGAGTCAACTTTACAACAACACGCAGGTGTTAATTCGGCGATCGCGACGACTTACGACCAGAAAGGCAAAAAGCTTTTAGTAGCATACGTCATTCTGGCGAAAGAGTCAGAGCTAAATACTGACGAACTGCGCTTGTTTTTACGCGGTAAGTTACCAGAACATATGGTTCCTGCTGCTTTCGTAATGCTAGAACAGTTTCCTTTGACTCCTAATGGCAAAGTCGATCGCAAAGCGCTACCCGCACCTTTTGCAGCAGATGCTACCCCTGCTAAAAGTACAACTCAAAAGCAGTCTTCAGGGATTCAGGCAAAAGTCAGTCGAATTGTGTGTAAAGTATTGCAGTTAGAAAATGTCGATTTGGACGCGAATTTATTGAGTGTAGGGGCGAATTCGCTCGATATGGTGAGAATTGGCAACCAACTAGAAAAGGAATTTAAGAATCGTCCCCGGATTGATGAATTGTTCCGCTTGCAGTCAATTCAAGCATTAGTTGATTATTACGAGCAGCAAGAAAGTAAATCGGTTTCTAGCAATACAGATGACAGTCTGTTAGGAAATAAGCTACTGTCTTCCTACAGGATTATTCTCGATCCTGTGGAGCGGGAGAAATTTAAGAAATCGCGCCCAGGAGTCCGGCGAGATCTGAAAGAGACACCTGCAATTCAATTAGAAAGACCTGTTGTTGATGAGGAGTTACAGAAAAAATATCGCGATCGCAGCAGTTATCGTAAGTTCTTGTTAAAATCAATTCCATTTGAGAATTTCAGCCTATTTTTAAGCTGTTTATCTCAAATTATCCTAGACGGTCAATCTAAGTTTCTCTATGCCTCCCCTGGCGGTTTGAATCCAACTCAAGTTTACTTGCATGTCAAACCCGGACGCATTGAAAATGTGCCAGCTGGTGTTTACTACTATCATCCAGAGGAACATCAACTCGTTGTTTTGACATCTAATGTCGATATTGACAGAGGAGTCCATATTCCATTCATTAATACACCAATGTTTGATGAATGTGCCTTCTCCATCTTCTTCATTGCCGATTTAGATGCGATTGGACCTGGCTATGGCGAGCGAGGAATTCACTTCGTTACCTTGGAATCGGGAATTATGGCACATCAGCTAGAGGTTTCGGCTCCAAGTTACGGAATTGGGATGTGTCAAGTTGGTAGTATTGCTTTTGAACGGATTCGTCCCTGGTTTAAGCTCAAGGACACCCATATCCTGATTCACTCCACGCTAGGAGGTTATATTGACTCTAGCCGCTCTAGCCGACCCGATCTGAGCAATACTTCGGGACAAACACCGGAGAAAATGGCAGTTGAATTGTTGGAACGAATCGAGTCTCTTTCTCCCAGTGAAGTTAAGGGATTGCTGGAGGCTTATCAACAGCTAGAAGGGAGCAGGGAATAAGGGATTGAGACTTTTCGGTTAAGACTAGATCCCCCCTAACTCCCCTTAAAAAGGGGGGAACAAAGCCCCTTTTTCAAGGGGTTGGGGGATCTCCAAGATCTTTTCGTCGTTAAACGAGATGTATCGAGTAGGGAATGACTTTTCTTTCTATAAATTGCGACTAGGCGATCGCAGAGTCGGCAAACAAGATAAACTAACAAGCGCACTCAATCTGTTAATTTATCCCCATGTTGGCTTCTCCGTTCGCAGTTGAAACTATCGATCGCCAGCAAAATCTGATTGTCACTAGACCCCAGACAGGGTTTTGCTTGCGCGGTCGCATTCGGATTCCTGGCGATAAATCAATTTCCCATCGGGCTTTGATGTTAGGGGCGCTGGCAAATGGGGAAACCCAAATTCAAGGGCTGCTGTTGGGGGAAGACCCCAGGAGTACGGCGAGCTGTTTTCGAGCAATGGGGGCGGAAATTTCAGAACTCAATACAGATTTGGTGCGGGTGAAAGGGATCGGTTTGGGTCAGTTGCAGGAACCAGCAGACGTATTGGATGCAGGAAATTCTGGGACGACGATCCGGTTGATGTTGGGAATTTTAGCTTCTCATCCAGAAAGATTTTTTACAGTGACGGGAGATAGTTCGTTGCGATCGCGTCCCATGTCTCGCGTCGTCAAACCTTTGCAACAAATGGAAGCGCAAATTTGGGGACGTAAGGGTAATTCTCTCGCACCTTTGGCAATTCAAGGGCAAAACCTCAAACCAATCCACTATCAATCTCCCATCGCTTCGGCACAGGTGAAATCGTGTATTCTGCTAGCTGGGTTGATGACTGAGGGAAAAACAACGGTAACAGAACCAGCTTTATCCCGCGACCACAGCGAACGGATGTTGCAAGCTTTTGGGGCGCAATTGAGCGTCGATCCCCAAACCCATAGTGTCACGGTAACCGGACCAGCGCAACTGCAAGGACAGCAGGTAGTCGTTCCTGGTGATATTAGTTCGGCTGCTTTTTGGTTGGTGGCTGGGGCGATCGTCCCAGATTCAGAATTGGTCATTGAAAATGTTGGCGTTAACCCTACGCGCACTGGGATTTTAGCAGCTTTGGAAATGATGGGGGCAGATATTCAACTGGAAAATCAGCGAGTTGTTGCTGGGGAACCAGTCGCCGATCTGCGGGTGCGTTCTGGCGGTTTAAAAGCGTGTACGATCGCAGGTGACTTAA
This window of the Chroococcidiopsis thermalis PCC 7203 genome carries:
- a CDS encoding non-ribosomal peptide synthetase, with protein sequence MTEIISQKLNSQAHVDKLQALSPERKALLAQLIREKKVGVKQERQPQRAVFNLPTITAAPDERFQPFPLTGLQQAYWVGRSGEVEMGQVASHSYVELEGNFDLERLTQAWQRLIDRHDMMRAIVLPDGTQQVLENVPSYQFRMLDLRGRDAETVNAQLKDVRDRMSHQILPSHKYPLFDIQATLLDDGRTRIHVSLDALIFDGWSIAITYKEWAALYHNPETQLESLEISFRDYVLAERSLSNSDEYRRSQDYWRKRIDSLPLGPDLPLAKQPSALTSGRFVRREGVVEASIWQRVKARATQLGITAPGILAAAYAEVLTLWNKERHFCINVPSFNRLPLHSQVNRLIGESASFTVLEVDNTGDASFAERSQRLQAQLWSDIDHRFFNGVEVLRELAVAQNRLSGSLMPVVFTAIPADETGQSTYATVQAEALGEVVFAINQTSQVWLDNHVFEHNGALYCHWDTVEELFPEGLSQNLLDAFIQLLHLLGTDENLWQQSWSEVMRRVMVATGQQLVAAGDEQPMPEILLHELIAAQVPQRLDQAAVVTTQKTLTYQELYSLANRWGRHLRNLGAQPNQPIAIVMEKGWEQVVAALGILHAGAAYLPIDATVGKERLDYLLENGKAEIVLTQSWLDDRLEWSDRVQRLCVDRENLENIDDRPLEPIQTPDDLAFVLYTSGSTGLPKGVMIRHRGLVNAVVSTQKQFEINSGDRILGLTALHHDMSIFDIFGVLGAGGTLIIPDASGRRDPSHWSDLCMKHQITLWNSVPAMMDMFLEYAGDARGASFASRADVIPSTLRLAFLGGDWIPLTIPKRLEALVEGAKVVSVGGPTETTLWNIWYPIEEFDPNWKSIPYGRPISNTRYYIFNDALVECPAWVSGEMCVAGVGVAKGYWHDPEKTNAKFILHPRTGERIYRTGDMGRFRPDGTIEFMGRVDFQVKINGQRIELGEIESTLQQHAGVNSAIATTYDQKGKKLLVAYVILAKESELNTDELRLFLRGKLPEHMVPAAFVMLEQFPLTPNGKVDRKALPAPFAADATPAKSTTQKQSSGIQAKVSRIVCKVLQLENVDLDANLLSVGANSLDMVRIGNQLEKEFKNRPRIDELFRLQSIQALVDYYEQQESKSVSSNTDDSLLGNKLLSSYRIILDPVEREKFKKSRPGVRRDLKETPAIQLERPVVDEELQKKYRDRSSYRKFLLKSIPFENFSLFLSCLSQIILDGQSKFLYASPGGLNPTQVYLHVKPGRIENVPAGVYYYHPEEHQLVVLTSNVDIDRGVHIPFINTPMFDECAFSIFFIADLDAIGPGYGERGIHFVTLESGIMAHQLEVSAPSYGIGMCQVGSIAFERIRPWFKLKDTHILIHSTLGGYIDSSRSSRPDLSNTSGQTPEKMAVELLERIESLSPSEVKGLLEAYQQLEGSRE
- the aroA gene encoding 3-phosphoshikimate 1-carboxyvinyltransferase, producing MLASPFAVETIDRQQNLIVTRPQTGFCLRGRIRIPGDKSISHRALMLGALANGETQIQGLLLGEDPRSTASCFRAMGAEISELNTDLVRVKGIGLGQLQEPADVLDAGNSGTTIRLMLGILASHPERFFTVTGDSSLRSRPMSRVVKPLQQMEAQIWGRKGNSLAPLAIQGQNLKPIHYQSPIASAQVKSCILLAGLMTEGKTTVTEPALSRDHSERMLQAFGAQLSVDPQTHSVTVTGPAQLQGQQVVVPGDISSAAFWLVAGAIVPDSELVIENVGVNPTRTGILAALEMMGADIQLENQRVVAGEPVADLRVRSGGLKACTIAGDLIPRLIDEIPILAVAAVFASGTTIIRDAAELRVKESDRLAAMATELNRMGAKVTELPDGLEITGGTALKGTEVDSYTDHRIAMSLAIAALNASGTTTISRAEAAAISYPDFIPTLQQVCQ